A DNA window from Chryseobacterium sp. MEBOG06 contains the following coding sequences:
- a CDS encoding GTP-binding protein, giving the protein MTKLPVTVLSGFLGAGKTTLLNHILHNKEGLKVAVIVNDMSEINIDARLVENQNTLSRTEEKLVEMSNGCICCTLREDLMVEVERLAMENRFDYLLIESTGISEPVPVAQTFTYIDEDSGIDLSRFSYVDTMVTVVDCFNFMKDFGSGELLTDRDLTDMEGDNRTIVNLLTDQIEFANVIILNKTDLVDSETLSFLKAAIQKLSPEAKIIHSEFSQIDVKEIINTRLFDFDKAQSSAGWQKELEAGHHTPETEEYGISSMIFRDKRPFHPMRLWGYLNDTYPEGALRAKGLFWLASRPDDALNFSQAGGSFRLEKAGVWWCSMPMSQRAHYASFIENQDFIEGRWDKDWGDRVNELVFIGQNLDKDQMLEDLQKCLITPEEKAFVNRKDFFQDPFPKEI; this is encoded by the coding sequence ATGACTAAACTTCCTGTAACCGTACTGAGCGGTTTTCTCGGAGCCGGAAAAACCACTTTACTGAACCATATTCTTCATAATAAAGAAGGATTAAAAGTAGCAGTGATCGTTAATGACATGAGTGAAATCAACATTGATGCCCGTCTGGTAGAAAACCAGAATACACTTTCCAGAACAGAAGAAAAGCTCGTAGAAATGAGCAATGGGTGCATCTGCTGTACCCTCCGGGAAGATCTGATGGTAGAAGTAGAACGCCTGGCGATGGAAAACCGCTTCGACTATCTGCTTATTGAAAGTACGGGGATCAGTGAACCCGTTCCGGTGGCTCAAACCTTTACCTACATCGATGAAGACAGTGGTATAGACCTATCCCGGTTCAGCTATGTAGATACTATGGTAACTGTAGTGGATTGCTTTAATTTCATGAAAGATTTTGGCTCGGGTGAGCTTCTTACTGACCGTGATCTTACCGATATGGAAGGAGATAACAGAACCATCGTGAACCTTTTGACCGATCAGATAGAATTTGCCAATGTGATTATTTTAAATAAAACAGATCTTGTGGATTCGGAAACATTGAGTTTTTTAAAAGCAGCAATACAGAAATTAAGCCCTGAGGCTAAAATTATCCATTCTGAATTCAGTCAGATTGATGTAAAAGAAATCATCAATACAAGACTTTTTGATTTTGATAAAGCCCAGTCCTCTGCAGGATGGCAAAAAGAGTTAGAGGCGGGGCATCACACCCCTGAAACAGAAGAATATGGTATCAGTTCAATGATATTCAGAGATAAAAGACCATTTCACCCTATGAGACTGTGGGGATATCTTAATGATACGTATCCTGAAGGGGCACTCAGGGCCAAAGGTTTATTCTGGCTTGCTTCGCGGCCGGATGATGCGCTTAATTTTTCTCAGGCAGGAGGCTCATTCCGTTTAGAAAAGGCTGGAGTCTGGTGGTGCAGTATGCCTATGAGCCAGAGGGCGCATTATGCTTCGTTTATAGAAAATCAGGATTTCATTGAAGGCAGATGGGATAAAGACTGGGGAGACAGAGTCAATGAACTTGTCTTTATAGGACAGAATCTGGATAAGGATCAGATGCTTGAAGACCTTCAGAAATGCCTTATTACTCCTGAGGAAAAAGCATTTGTAAACAGGAAAGATTTTTTTCAGGATCCTTTCCCTAAAGAAATTTAA
- a CDS encoding alkaline phosphatase: protein MDRRKFLKGSALLSGVLTLSPFELFNAKDKISHNTIGKAKNIIFMVSDGMSLGTLSMADLYSRNIWGKESNWMSLYHEKKVSRALMDTASASSIVTDSAAASSAFGGGIRVKNGVLNIGANGERHLPIWQKFKKAGKKTGCVTTVTITHATPAGFCVNSAQRNAEPEIAEMYADLEIDVLMGGGDEFFNPEKREDKKDLYAVYRKKGYQILKNRADLKSINQKGKTLGIFNTGALPYSIDRASLSEYKETPTLADMAKTAIDQMKDHPNGFVLQIEGGKVDWSAHANDVAALIHDQLAFDEAVKAAVDFAEKDGNTLVIITTDHGNANPGTIYGNDATKNFNSISDYKYTNEYLLNKIHKEYSEKDIKDWLYEGNKIVLNDDEAQHLRSFYNGLEKEDGLYNYKKLPFKLYSEIQKKHNSVGWISMDHSGDYVEVAAYGPGSELLMPFVKNTDLHYLMLKASHI, encoded by the coding sequence ATGGATAGAAGAAAATTTCTAAAGGGTTCAGCATTACTTTCCGGTGTTCTTACTTTATCACCATTTGAACTTTTCAATGCTAAAGATAAGATTAGTCATAACACTATTGGGAAGGCAAAAAATATCATATTTATGGTCAGTGACGGGATGAGTCTCGGTACACTTTCTATGGCAGACCTTTATTCAAGAAATATTTGGGGAAAAGAGAGCAACTGGATGAGTCTTTATCATGAGAAGAAGGTTTCCCGTGCATTGATGGATACTGCCTCCGCAAGTTCTATTGTAACAGATTCTGCAGCAGCAAGTTCTGCTTTCGGAGGTGGAATAAGGGTAAAAAACGGGGTACTGAATATAGGCGCTAACGGAGAAAGACATCTGCCCATCTGGCAAAAATTCAAAAAAGCGGGTAAAAAAACAGGCTGTGTTACCACAGTTACCATTACTCATGCAACGCCGGCAGGTTTTTGTGTTAATTCCGCACAGAGAAATGCTGAGCCAGAGATTGCAGAAATGTATGCTGATCTTGAAATTGATGTTCTGATGGGTGGTGGTGACGAGTTTTTTAATCCTGAAAAAAGAGAAGATAAAAAAGATCTGTACGCTGTATACCGGAAAAAAGGATATCAAATCCTTAAAAACCGGGCTGATCTTAAAAGCATAAACCAAAAGGGAAAAACCCTGGGAATATTCAATACCGGAGCTTTACCATACAGTATAGACAGAGCCAGTCTTTCAGAATATAAAGAAACACCTACACTGGCAGATATGGCTAAAACAGCAATTGACCAGATGAAAGACCATCCAAACGGTTTTGTTCTTCAGATAGAAGGCGGAAAAGTAGACTGGTCTGCCCATGCCAATGATGTGGCTGCTCTTATCCATGATCAGCTTGCCTTTGATGAAGCAGTAAAAGCAGCAGTAGATTTTGCCGAAAAAGACGGAAATACATTGGTAATCATCACTACAGATCACGGAAATGCAAATCCCGGAACGATCTATGGAAATGATGCGACCAAAAACTTCAACAGTATCTCGGATTATAAATACACGAATGAATATCTTCTCAACAAAATTCACAAAGAGTATTCTGAAAAAGATATCAAAGACTGGCTCTATGAAGGAAATAAAATTGTACTGAATGATGATGAAGCCCAACATCTCCGCAGTTTCTATAACGGGCTTGAAAAGGAAGATGGTCTCTATAATTATAAAAAACTGCCTTTCAAGCTATACTCTGAGATTCAGAAAAAACATAATTCTGTAGGATGGATCAGTATGGATCATTCCGGGGACTATGTGGAAGTAGCCGCTTATGGCCCCGGCAGTGAACTTTTGATGCCTTTTGTTAAAAATACAGATCTGCATTATTTAATGCTGAAAGCTTCACATATATAA
- a CDS encoding phosphatidylserine decarboxylase family protein yields MNHVKYRVGKWLPSDREFLNSWIEKKVNQVKHNKLPLSPAVADLRDAIYNDPVLYMSFTSMYDEIPQGYNEPVKNFETMLLIINQVLQEAPCYSTIEDSIGLVGFPINAIVDWAMGTQAGYLTFLHPVVNQKLSVILGEWKTFLETPASQYVLVEGPVKQPQPDYTNPIGWFSPDALEAIAAMDPLRGQGSNPEDALKNFIYNYQCQPNQPHFGFKSWDDFFTREFNPGIREVSPEDQDPSVIVNACESAPYNCVTNAKMKDKFWMKGQPYSLLDIMNHHELAQQFGDNSTVYQAFLCAKTYHRWNSPVDGRVVAIQNVPGTYYAEAPIEGYDPSGPNDSQGYITELAARALIFIQSDNEKIGLMCFAAIGMAEVSSCEITVQEGQRIKKGDPIGTFHFGGSTHCLIFRPEVHINFDFHGQTPCLNTYNIPLKARIGVVG; encoded by the coding sequence ATGAACCATGTAAAATACAGAGTAGGAAAATGGCTTCCCTCTGACAGAGAATTTCTCAACAGCTGGATAGAGAAAAAAGTGAATCAGGTAAAGCACAACAAGCTACCCTTAAGCCCCGCCGTTGCAGACCTTCGGGATGCCATATACAATGATCCCGTTTTATACATGAGTTTTACCAGTATGTATGATGAAATTCCGCAAGGATACAATGAACCTGTGAAAAACTTTGAAACAATGCTGCTGATCATCAATCAGGTGCTGCAGGAAGCTCCCTGCTACAGTACTATAGAAGACAGTATTGGCCTGGTAGGTTTCCCGATCAATGCTATTGTTGACTGGGCGATGGGCACACAGGCAGGATATTTAACATTTCTTCATCCTGTAGTTAATCAAAAGCTAAGTGTTATTTTAGGAGAATGGAAAACCTTTCTGGAGACGCCCGCATCACAATATGTTCTGGTAGAAGGTCCTGTAAAACAGCCACAACCTGATTATACCAATCCTATCGGCTGGTTTTCGCCGGATGCTTTAGAAGCTATTGCAGCAATGGATCCCCTGAGAGGTCAGGGAAGTAATCCGGAAGATGCCTTAAAGAATTTCATATACAACTACCAGTGCCAGCCCAATCAGCCTCATTTTGGGTTTAAGAGCTGGGATGATTTTTTTACCAGAGAGTTTAATCCCGGTATACGGGAGGTAAGTCCGGAAGATCAGGATCCTTCGGTGATTGTCAATGCCTGCGAATCTGCACCCTATAACTGCGTGACGAATGCAAAAATGAAAGATAAATTCTGGATGAAAGGACAGCCTTATTCCCTGCTTGATATTATGAATCATCATGAACTGGCTCAGCAGTTTGGTGATAACAGTACTGTTTATCAGGCGTTTTTATGTGCAAAAACATATCATAGATGGAATAGCCCTGTAGATGGCAGAGTAGTGGCTATCCAGAACGTTCCGGGAACATATTATGCTGAAGCTCCCATCGAAGGCTATGATCCTTCAGGACCTAATGATTCTCAGGGTTACATTACAGAATTGGCAGCCCGTGCACTGATATTCATTCAGTCGGATAACGAAAAAATCGGACTGATGTGCTTTGCAGCAATTGGCATGGCAGAAGTTTCCAGCTGTGAGATTACTGTACAGGAAGGACAACGTATTAAAAAAGGTGATCCTATCGGTACATTTCATTTCGGTGGTTCCACACATTGTCTGATCTTTAGACCGGAAGTTCATATTAACTTTGATTTTCATGGCCAGACTCCCTGTTTAAATACGTATAATATTCCTCTAAAAGCAAGAATTGGAGTTGTTGGATAA
- a CDS encoding anti-sigma factor domain-containing protein, with translation MNTKEYISSGIIESYILGHASHEEAGILECVMKNNAEVKEAFEEAQKTLENLATAQAVTPPNDLKSKIWSKIQQEETSNEIKPVVVTDLPVAKPQEEVRIHRNNNWKGLAIAASVLFLGSIAGNLFWIREQSDTHKEIAKLNTEKQSQDLMIQKMNQKVEMFSNPDMQMVTLKGVEKHTDSKALVFWDKKTKEVYLNAESLPKAPAGMQYQLWAIADGKPVSAGLYSEDKDSLVALANIPQAQAFAITLEKEGGSKVPTMENMYVMGGV, from the coding sequence TTGAACACTAAAGAATACATCTCATCCGGAATTATAGAATCTTATATTCTAGGCCATGCTTCTCATGAGGAAGCAGGGATTTTGGAGTGTGTGATGAAAAATAATGCTGAGGTAAAAGAAGCTTTTGAAGAGGCTCAGAAAACTTTGGAAAATCTTGCTACAGCACAGGCTGTAACACCTCCAAATGACTTAAAATCTAAGATCTGGAGCAAAATTCAGCAAGAAGAGACTTCTAACGAAATTAAACCTGTTGTTGTTACAGATCTACCTGTGGCGAAACCTCAGGAAGAAGTTAGAATTCACAGGAATAATAACTGGAAAGGTTTAGCAATAGCTGCTTCTGTTTTGTTTTTAGGCAGTATTGCCGGAAATCTTTTTTGGATCAGAGAACAATCTGATACACATAAGGAAATTGCAAAGCTAAATACTGAAAAGCAGTCTCAGGATCTGATGATTCAGAAAATGAACCAGAAAGTAGAAATGTTTTCTAACCCGGATATGCAGATGGTTACACTGAAAGGAGTAGAAAAACATACTGATTCTAAAGCACTTGTTTTCTGGGATAAAAAGACCAAAGAAGTATATCTGAACGCCGAAAGTCTACCTAAAGCTCCTGCAGGAATGCAGTATCAGCTATGGGCTATCGCTGATGGGAAACCTGTAAGTGCAGGCCTTTACTCTGAAGATAAAGACAGTCTTGTTGCATTGGCAAATATTCCCCAGGCGCAGGCATTTGCTATCACTCTTGAAAAAGAAGGCGGCAGCAAAGTACCTACTATGGAAAATATGTACGTAATGGGAGGAGTTTAA
- a CDS encoding RNA polymerase sigma factor has product MKEKNENGFHYLYDHYSGALYGVILRIVQSKEYTEEVIQDVFVKIWHSIHQYDTSKGRFYTWMINIARNTAIDYLKSKGFQNQLKNQSLPDFVYNTAELSTTNHSSDYIGFNNVLEGLEVDKQELINLAYYQGYTQSEISDKLKIPLGTVKTKMRNALMTLKDLLKDYQ; this is encoded by the coding sequence TTGAAAGAAAAAAACGAAAATGGTTTTCATTACCTGTATGACCACTATTCTGGTGCGTTATATGGGGTTATTCTTCGAATTGTTCAGTCTAAAGAATACACTGAAGAAGTTATTCAGGATGTTTTTGTTAAAATCTGGCACTCTATCCACCAATATGATACTTCTAAGGGAAGATTTTATACCTGGATGATTAATATTGCCAGGAATACAGCAATAGATTATCTCAAATCTAAAGGATTTCAAAATCAGCTTAAAAACCAATCACTTCCAGATTTCGTATATAATACTGCAGAGCTTTCAACGACCAATCATTCTTCCGATTATATCGGGTTTAATAATGTACTTGAAGGTCTTGAAGTTGATAAGCAGGAGCTTATCAATCTGGCTTATTATCAGGGATATACCCAATCTGAAATATCCGATAAACTGAAGATACCGCTGGGAACGGTAAAAACGAAAATGCGAAACGCATTGATGACATTAAAGGATTTGTTAAAAGATTATCAATAA
- the msrB gene encoding peptide-methionine (R)-S-oxide reductase MsrB, which translates to MKNLTSKAILICCIALATGKYKAQTDHLKTKNPYYSRTAQNKLTVSNAEWKKILNPELYKVAREGATETAFTGKYDEFDEKGTYYCAVCGNPLFLSTSKFATTCGWPSFFEPIRKNSIKYRKDTSYHMVREEVLCGRCDSHLGHVFDDGPKPTGKRFCMNSVCLEFVPIKK; encoded by the coding sequence ATGAAAAACTTAACTTCAAAAGCAATACTTATCTGTTGTATTGCACTAGCCACCGGAAAATACAAAGCTCAGACAGATCATCTTAAAACAAAAAATCCCTATTACTCCCGTACAGCACAAAATAAACTGACGGTAAGTAATGCGGAGTGGAAAAAAATATTAAATCCTGAACTGTATAAGGTTGCCAGGGAGGGTGCTACAGAGACTGCTTTTACCGGAAAGTATGATGAATTTGATGAAAAAGGAACTTACTATTGTGCAGTATGTGGAAATCCGCTTTTTCTTTCGACCTCTAAATTTGCTACCACATGCGGATGGCCTTCTTTCTTTGAACCTATCCGTAAAAACAGTATAAAGTACAGAAAAGATACTTCTTACCATATGGTGCGGGAAGAAGTACTGTGCGGAAGATGTGATTCTCACCTTGGGCACGTCTTTGATGATGGCCCGAAACCAACGGGAAAAAGGTTCTGTATGAATTCTGTTTGTCTTGAATTTGTTCCAATTAAAAAATAA
- a CDS encoding fasciclin domain-containing protein, giving the protein MNTQSKIAVLAMVALSFAFSGKVNAQTMKEKTVMVGGAPMYPSKNIIENAVNSKDHKTLVAAVKAAGLVSTLEGAGPFTVLAPTDAAFAKLPKGTVENLVKPENKAMLTKILTYHVLAGKYSAKDIWAAVAAGKGKSMMKTVEGEDLTFWTKGKDLYVKDAKGNSAKVTIADVNQSNGVIHVIDTVLMP; this is encoded by the coding sequence ATGAACACACAATCAAAAATCGCAGTTTTAGCAATGGTCGCTTTATCATTTGCTTTTAGCGGGAAGGTAAATGCACAGACGATGAAAGAAAAAACAGTAATGGTAGGAGGAGCTCCTATGTATCCATCCAAAAATATTATTGAAAACGCAGTGAATTCTAAAGATCACAAAACCTTGGTAGCTGCTGTGAAAGCTGCCGGCCTGGTAAGTACTTTAGAAGGAGCAGGGCCATTCACTGTATTGGCTCCTACAGATGCGGCATTTGCCAAGCTTCCGAAAGGAACAGTAGAAAATCTTGTAAAACCGGAAAACAAGGCAATGCTTACCAAGATACTTACTTATCATGTACTTGCAGGAAAATACAGTGCTAAAGATATCTGGGCAGCTGTGGCAGCAGGTAAAGGAAAAAGTATGATGAAAACTGTAGAAGGAGAAGACCTTACATTCTGGACAAAAGGTAAAGACCTTTACGTGAAAGATGCTAAAGGAAACAGTGCAAAAGTTACAATAGCTGATGTAAACCAGTCTAATGGTGTGATCCATGTAATAGATACGGTTCTGATGCCGTAA
- a CDS encoding ferritin-like domain-containing protein produces MKNTIHVSNKGATLDTGRRNFLKLSGVGIAIAGLTLIGCSDNDDFEIINNNPVFDLGTGDVGILNYAYALEQLEADFYTKVVNNFYSGISNIEKELFTDLYHHEVIHRDFFKAAISGATQNILPTLEFQYTNVNFNDRNSVLATAKALEDTGVAAYNGAGKYITNPDYLVIAGKIVSVEARHASAIRNLINPGTAAFSGDDVIDANGLDVAKEPKDIIMAAGGFIKTPFTWKERGIN; encoded by the coding sequence ATGAAAAATACAATTCATGTATCTAACAAGGGAGCAACTCTTGATACTGGCAGAAGAAACTTTCTGAAGTTAAGTGGAGTAGGAATCGCTATTGCAGGCCTTACCCTTATAGGCTGCAGTGATAATGATGATTTTGAAATTATCAATAACAACCCGGTTTTTGACCTGGGAACAGGAGATGTGGGTATATTAAATTATGCATATGCTCTTGAGCAGCTTGAAGCCGACTTCTATACTAAGGTAGTTAATAATTTCTACTCGGGAATCTCCAATATAGAAAAAGAACTTTTCACAGATTTGTATCACCATGAAGTTATTCACCGTGATTTTTTTAAGGCTGCTATCAGTGGCGCCACACAGAATATACTCCCTACACTGGAATTTCAATATACTAATGTCAATTTCAATGACAGAAATTCGGTATTAGCAACTGCAAAAGCACTTGAAGATACAGGAGTAGCAGCGTATAATGGAGCAGGAAAATACATTACCAATCCTGATTACCTGGTGATTGCAGGAAAAATTGTTTCTGTAGAAGCCAGACACGCATCTGCAATCAGAAATTTAATCAATCCGGGAACTGCTGCTTTTTCAGGGGATGACGTGATTGATGCAAACGGACTTGACGTGGCAAAAGAACCTAAAGACATCATAATGGCTGCCGGAGGGTTTATAAAAACGCCTTTCACATGGAAAGAAAGAGGCATTAACTAA
- a CDS encoding ferritin-like domain-containing protein, with product MNILKLLDKLSNDKFFTEKTSRLDSLHTISAFGKKAAIATVPLGLGTMMSTPVKAEAPDTKASAAFLKSTLTDALQLALVLEYLENEYYNIGLSTAGLIPSADRVVFMQISKHESAHVNFLKSTLTSLGTTPGTKPTFDFTAGGSFTPFTDYNQFLTLSQAFEDTGVRAYKGQAGNVMSNKAVLQAALQIHSVEARHASQVRRMRGNKGWIELANGGNMPSATNPVYAGEDNVNQAGYNTSTLFGAAAGSAAYDEVLSGSDAQAIASLFIV from the coding sequence ATGAATATTCTTAAATTATTAGACAAACTTTCTAATGACAAGTTTTTTACTGAGAAAACTTCAAGATTAGATTCTCTTCATACTATTTCGGCATTTGGAAAAAAAGCCGCTATAGCAACTGTTCCCCTTGGACTAGGCACAATGATGTCAACTCCGGTAAAAGCAGAAGCACCAGATACAAAGGCATCTGCAGCCTTTTTGAAAAGCACTTTAACGGATGCTTTGCAGCTTGCCTTGGTACTGGAATACCTTGAAAATGAATACTACAATATCGGGCTTTCTACAGCAGGACTTATACCGAGTGCAGACAGAGTTGTTTTTATGCAGATCTCAAAACATGAGTCTGCCCATGTTAATTTTCTGAAAAGCACGCTTACCTCTCTGGGAACAACTCCGGGGACAAAACCTACTTTTGACTTTACAGCAGGTGGTAGTTTTACTCCGTTTACAGATTACAATCAGTTTCTTACTCTGTCTCAGGCTTTTGAAGATACAGGGGTAAGAGCTTACAAAGGCCAGGCAGGAAATGTGATGTCCAATAAGGCTGTTCTACAGGCAGCTTTACAGATTCACTCGGTAGAAGCAAGACATGCTTCTCAGGTAAGAAGAATGCGTGGTAATAAAGGCTGGATCGAACTGGCGAACGGTGGAAATATGCCTTCTGCGACTAATCCGGTCTATGCAGGCGAAGACAACGTTAACCAGGCTGGTTACAATACATCAACTTTATTTGGCGCTGCAGCAGGTTCTGCGGCTTACGATGAAGTTCTTAGTGGTAGTGATGCACAGGCCATTGCTTCATTATTTATAGTATAG
- a CDS encoding XRE family transcriptional regulator: MSIFSNNIRFLRAGRKLSQQNVATELTISRVRYSKYENGISEPPIELLIKISKYFHVSIDLMLSVDIQKYPIEEMLKLPDNRIVLPVAVDNYGNDTIEIIPQKASMGYLEGYSDVEYIESLQRIALPFLTNGKYRAFPADGDSMPPFRNGSYIVGKYVEGINELKPGKTYVFVTLNDGITYKRFKERKGNSICVSADNSFYEAYDIPFDEVVEIWQYASGIFPEDFEPGDYESNNFKEMFRELRQDIKDLDRKVSGKRRKTS, encoded by the coding sequence ATGTCAATTTTTTCAAATAATATACGCTTCTTAAGAGCCGGGAGAAAGCTTTCCCAACAAAATGTCGCCACTGAATTAACGATCTCAAGAGTCCGCTATTCCAAATACGAAAATGGAATATCCGAACCTCCTATTGAGCTCCTTATTAAGATATCCAAATATTTCCATGTGAGTATTGATCTTATGCTGTCTGTAGACATTCAGAAATATCCTATAGAGGAAATGCTGAAACTTCCGGACAACAGGATTGTACTTCCCGTGGCAGTAGATAACTATGGAAATGATACCATAGAAATTATTCCTCAGAAAGCTTCAATGGGATATCTGGAAGGCTATAGCGATGTGGAATATATTGAAAGTCTTCAGCGCATTGCCCTTCCCTTTCTTACCAATGGAAAGTACAGAGCTTTTCCTGCCGACGGAGACTCTATGCCGCCTTTCAGAAACGGTTCTTATATAGTAGGTAAATATGTAGAAGGTATCAATGAGCTGAAACCCGGAAAAACATATGTATTTGTAACGCTGAATGACGGTATTACTTATAAGAGATTTAAGGAAAGAAAAGGAAATTCAATCTGTGTAAGTGCTGACAACTCATTCTATGAAGCTTATGATATTCCGTTTGACGAAGTGGTAGAAATATGGCAGTATGCTTCAGGAATTTTCCCCGAAGACTTTGAACCGGGAGATTACGAAAGTAATAATTTTAAAGAAATGTTCCGTGAGCTGAGACAGGACATCAAAGATCTTGACCGTAAAGTTTCCGGTAAGCGCCGTAAAACTTCATGA
- a CDS encoding bacteriocin-like protein, with protein sequence MKNLKKLDRNELKTISGNGLLDPIGGLLGGLGGVVGGVVGGVGTIVGGVVSGVGSTVGGVVGGVGTVVGNALCQTQCVINGVIHIRLLECGSTC encoded by the coding sequence ATGAAAAACTTAAAAAAATTAGACAGAAACGAACTAAAAACTATTTCAGGTAACGGACTACTAGATCCAATCGGTGGATTACTAGGTGGACTAGGAGGAGTAGTTGGTGGAGTAGTAGGTGGTGTAGGTACTATCGTTGGCGGTGTAGTTAGCGGTGTAGGATCTACAGTAGGTGGAGTAGTTGGCGGCGTAGGTACCGTTGTAGGAAACGCATTATGCCAAACACAGTGTGTAATCAATGGTGTAATCCACATCAGATTATTAGAGTGTGGTTCTACTTGCTAA
- a CDS encoding RidA family protein: MNTIIYKNPKTLFDPTPYAFSHSAVPVESEGKYVFISGQSGGEGLNHYLSKDFRTQVRTSLQNLETVLDEYGLEVKDVLKITILIVDHNQEKLKIWSEEIHKAWKGHQFPASTLIPVPKLALDDMLIEVDAVAFMKKNKGE, encoded by the coding sequence ATGAATACCATAATATACAAAAATCCAAAAACTCTTTTTGATCCGACGCCCTATGCTTTTTCTCATTCTGCAGTACCTGTAGAGTCTGAAGGCAAATATGTATTTATATCCGGGCAAAGTGGTGGTGAAGGGTTAAACCATTATCTTTCCAAAGACTTCCGAACCCAGGTTAGAACCTCACTGCAAAATCTGGAGACTGTACTGGATGAATATGGATTAGAAGTCAAAGATGTGCTTAAGATTACAATTCTGATTGTGGATCATAACCAGGAGAAACTTAAAATATGGTCAGAGGAAATTCATAAAGCATGGAAAGGTCATCAGTTTCCGGCAAGCACCTTAATCCCGGTTCCAAAGCTTGCGCTGGATGATATGCTGATAGAGGTGGATGCCGTAGCTTTTATGAAAAAAAATAAAGGAGAATAA
- a CDS encoding methyltransferase domain-containing protein encodes MIFNDIKSNKEVKDSTFNRLYPKHINELAGNHWTPVAIARMAAAYLAEKPNSKILDIGAGAGKFCLVGAASTKGMFFGVEQRESLTKISKKIAEKHKISNVEFIHSNINKISFSDYDAFYFFNSFYENIDTLSLIDNTILPDKDLYFAYSDYVKEQLDKTPSGTRLVTYWSKWDEVPSSFNLIATDCNGLLNFWEK; translated from the coding sequence ATGATTTTTAATGACATTAAATCAAATAAAGAGGTGAAAGACAGCACCTTTAACAGGCTATATCCCAAACATATCAATGAATTGGCAGGTAATCATTGGACTCCTGTTGCCATAGCAAGAATGGCTGCAGCGTATCTGGCTGAGAAGCCCAACAGTAAAATATTGGATATTGGTGCCGGTGCCGGAAAATTTTGTCTGGTAGGAGCTGCCTCTACAAAAGGAATGTTTTTTGGTGTAGAGCAAAGAGAATCCCTTACCAAAATATCAAAAAAAATAGCGGAGAAACATAAAATTTCTAATGTGGAATTTATTCACTCCAACATCAATAAAATCTCTTTTTCCGACTATGATGCGTTCTATTTTTTTAATTCTTTTTACGAAAATATAGATACTTTATCTTTAATAGACAATACCATACTTCCGGATAAAGACTTATATTTTGCTTATTCGGATTATGTAAAAGAACAGCTCGACAAAACCCCTTCAGGAACACGTCTGGTAACCTATTGGAGCAAATGGGATGAAGTCCCCAGCAGTTTTAATTTAATCGCAACAGACTGCAACGGATTATTAAACTTCTGGGAAAAATAA
- a CDS encoding helix-turn-helix domain-containing protein: MKKCKIEVPNYKRIFEDIIKMKYPYKEKECRNTLNKEELSSLDIINLNQKIFGLESPKTQKFNQAHRSYNKEDMIAILEYQRKNKLNNSQLAIHFKMSRNTIAKWRKKVLKKV, translated from the coding sequence ATGAAAAAATGTAAAATAGAAGTTCCCAATTACAAAAGGATTTTTGAGGATATCATTAAAATGAAATATCCATATAAAGAAAAAGAATGCAGAAATACACTTAATAAAGAGGAACTCTCCAGTCTTGATATTATTAATCTTAATCAAAAAATATTTGGATTGGAAAGTCCCAAAACGCAAAAGTTTAATCAAGCGCACCGTTCCTACAACAAAGAAGATATGATAGCTATTTTGGAATATCAGAGGAAAAATAAGTTGAATAATTCTCAATTGGCAATCCATTTTAAAATGAGTAGAAATACCATTGCAAAATGGAGAAAAAAGGTTCTGAAAAAAGTATAG